One genomic window of Salvia miltiorrhiza cultivar Shanhuang (shh) chromosome 4, IMPLAD_Smil_shh, whole genome shotgun sequence includes the following:
- the LOC131021913 gene encoding organic cation/carnitine transporter 1: MDEEKHRLMREPSGVGNKLQLTVDEVVEEYVGSFGFSQLVQVTLVSLARIFDAHCTLVTIFTDAQPQSWRCIGHECGSTGGSTAASVCGLEPGTWEWSGGNTSSTIAEWGLVCDRRFLAALPTSVYFLGSLIGSAVFGRLADGRLGRKRAVLASCLLTAATIFLTSFSPNIWIYSLLRFANGFSRAGMGICCLVLSTETIGRRWRGQVGQVGFFFFAAGFLSIPVIAYPTRTCWRTLYRIISILPLLYSIFILMPFVAESPRWLLVRGRSKEALDVLRRYARINGKELPLNLSLLEPSTNEKMAACKGENSASPIERLWNTTWAVRRMAMVMLTGFGIGFVYYGIQLNVENLDFNLYLTVAINAMMEIPAVFIGSVLLAFTNRRLLFSVSALTTGISCLLCMIFSRTGDKNDSESSSTKRGSLPQLMIEAIGFMAASTAFDVLYIYCVELFPTNVRNFCVSMMRQSMMLGASISPLLVVFGRSSPSLSFLVFGVLAITSGFLSLWLPETRNSPLYETLEQQEEEEMLESESTDIGMELGTEKVQM, translated from the exons ATGGATGAGGAAAAACATCGACTTATGAGAGAGCCAAGTGGAGTAGGGAACAAGCTGCAGCTTACAGTGGATGAGGTGGTGGAGGAATATGTTGGATCGTTTGGATTCTCACAGCTTGTGCAGGTAACCTTGGTCTCCCTGGCTCGGATATTTGATGCCCACTGCACCCTTGTCACCATCTTCACAGATGCTCAGCCACAGTCGTGGCGGTGCATTGGCCACGAATGCGGTAGCACTGGTGGCAGCACCGCTGCTTCCGTTTGTGGGTTGGAGCCAGGAACTTGGGAGTGGAGTGGTGGCAATACAAGCTCCACCATTGCTGAATGGGGGCTGGTGTGTGACCGTAGATTTCTTGCTGCTCTGCCTACTTCAGTTTACTTCCTCGGTTCCCTTATAG GCTCTGCAGTCTTCGGCCGCCTGGCAGATGGACGCTTAGGGCGGAAAAGGGCAGTTCTTGCTTCATGTCTCCTAACCGCTGCTACCATTTTCCTAACTTCCTTCTCCCCCAACATATGGATTTACTCCCTTCTCCGCTTCGCAAATGGATTTTCCCGAGCAGGCATGGGGATATGCTGCCTGGTGCTTTCAACAGAAACCATAGGCCGGAGATGGCGCGGCCAAGTTGGCCAAGTTGGATTTTTCTTCTTTGCAGCGGGGTTTCTTTCGATCCCCGTGATTGCTTATCCGACCAGAACTTGTTGGAGAACTCTGTACAGGATTATTTCAATCCTTCCACTTCTTTACTCAATCTTTATACTAATGCCCTTTGTAGCAGAGTCTCCGAGGTGGCTACTTGTGAGGGGAAGAAGCAAAGAAGCTCTTGATGTGTTGAGAAGATATGCAAGAATTAATGGAAAAGAGTTGCCTCTGAATCTGAGTCTCTTAGAACCGTCTACTAATGAGAAAATGGCCGCGTGCAAAGGAGAAAATAGCGCCTCACCTATTGAGAGACTGTGGAATACTACATGGGCTGTGAGAAGGATGGCAATGGTTATGCTGACAGGTTTCGGGATTGGCTTCGTATATTATGGTATTCAACTCAATGTTGAAAACCTTGACTTCAACCTCTACTTAACTGTTGCCATAAATGCGATGATGGAGATCCCAGCTGTTTTCATAGGCAGTGTGCTGCTGGCCTTCACAAACCGCCGCCTGCTCTTCTCGGTGTCAGCTTTGACTACCGGAATTTCTTGCCTCCTCTGCATGATTTTCTCAAGAACAGGAGACAAGAATGACAGCGAGTCATCATCAACGAAAAGAGGAAGTTTACCTCAACTGATGATCGAGGCAATCGGTTTCATGGCTGCTTCGACTGCATTTGATGTGTTGTACATCTACTGCGTGGAGCTTTTCCCTACGAATGTGAGGAACTTCTGTGTTTCCATGATGAGGCAGTCAATGATGTTGGGGGCCTCGATTTCTCCTCTGCTGGTTGTGTTTGGGAGATCGAGtccatctctttctttcctCGTATTCGGGGTGCTGGCCATAACCAGTGGTTTTTTGAGCTTGTGGCTGCCTGAAACCAGGAATTCTCCTCTCTACGAAACTCTGGAGCAACAAGAAGAGGAAGAAATGTTAGAATCTGAGTCTACAGATATTGGAATGGAACTGGGCACGGAAAAGGTGCAAATGTAA
- the LOC131021942 gene encoding uncharacterized protein LOC131021942 has protein sequence MSEAYERVRGGRLAFKGGELATRDKPIDKKKKKKKNKNKLQDDAVPSEDPSISVVDPGADAADVYTIDPMKKMKYDELFPVETKKFGYDPKAKVKSVEDALDDRVKKKADRYCK, from the coding sequence ATGTCAGAGGCGTACGAGAGGGTGAGGGGCGGAAGGCTAGCATTCAAGGGGGGCGAGCTCGCCACCCGCGACAAACCCATAgacaagaagaaaaaaaagaagaagaacaagaacaagCTTCAAGACGACGCCGTTCCGTCCGAGGACCCTAGTATCAGCGTTGTAGATCCGGGCGCGGACGCGGCCGATGTGTACACGATCGACcccatgaagaagatgaagtacGACGAATTGTTCCCCGTCGAGACGAAGAAATTCGGGTACGATCCCAAGGCCAAGGTCAAGTCTGTCGAGGATGCCCTAGATGATCGGGTCAAGAAGAAGGCCGATCGATATTGTAAATGA
- the LOC131021929 gene encoding xyloglucan endotransglucosylase/hydrolase protein 9-like has product MNCLSQNRKWNSFTFINIISIIFVVEAVNISGDLNEEFEADWAPDHIVTQGDQISLSLDSSTGCGFESKKKYLFGKASAQLKLVQGDSAGTVTAYYMSSQGPNHDELDFEFLGNVSGEPYIVQTNLYINGSGNREQRHYLWFDPSLDFHTYSLLWNQRSILFVVDDIPIREYVNKERKGIAYPGKQAMGIYGSVWNADDWATQGGRVKTNWSNAPFIVTFRSLEIEAWQFWWDKPVVKETRRKQLKWVRDNFLVYDYCRDVDRFSLQGLPKECHA; this is encoded by the exons ATGAATTGCCTTTCCCAAAACAGAAAATGGAATTCATTCACATTCATAAACATAATTTCCATAATATTTGTGGTTGAGGCTGTGAATATTTCAGGTGATTTGAACGAAGAGTTCGAGGCTGACTGGGCGCCAGATCACATCGTCACTCAAGGCGATCAGATTTCATTATCCCTCGATTCTTCTACGGGTTGTggatttgaatcgaagaagaagtATTTGTTCGGAAAAGCCAGTGCTCAACTGAAACTGGTCCAAGGAGATTCAGCTGGAACAGTCACTGCTTATTAC ATGTCATCACAAGGGCCGAATcacgatgagctagatttcgaATTTCTTGGAAACGTTTCGGGGGAGCCGTACATTGTGCAAACAAATTTGTACATTAATGGCAGCGGCAACCGGGAGCAGAGGCATTACTTGTGGTTTGATCCCAGCTTGGACTTCCACACCTACTCCTTGTTGTGGAATCAACGCTCCATCTT GTTTGTTGTGGATGATATTCCCATAAGGGAATATGTAAACAAGGAGAGGAAAGGCATAGCGTATCCGGGAAAACAAGCGATGGGGATATACGGTTCAGTGTGGAACGCGGACGACTGGGCTACGCAAGGAGGGAGGGTGAAGACCAACTGGAGCAACGCTCCATTCATCGTCACCTTCCGTTCATTGGAAATCGAGGCGTGGCAGTTTTGGTGGGATAAACCGGTGGTGAAGGAGACAAGGAGAAAGCAGCTCAAGTGGGTTCGTGATAACTTCTTGGTTTATGATTATTGTCGAGATGTTGATAGGTTTTCCCTGCAGGGTTTGCCCAAAGAATGCCATGCTTAA
- the LOC131021923 gene encoding glutamine synthetase-like: MSLLSDLININLSETTPKVIAEYVWIGGSGMDLRSKARTLSGPVTDPSKLPKWNYDGSSTGQAPGEDSEVILYPQAIFKDPFRRGNNILVMCDAYTPTGDPIPTNNRYKAAKIFSNPQVVAEEPWYGIEQEYTLLQKNVKWPLGWPSGGFPGPQGPYYCGIGADKAFGRDIVDAHYKACLYAGVNMSGINGEVMPGQWEFQVGPAVGISAGDELWIARYILERITEIAGVVVTFDPKPIEGDWNGAGAHTNYSTKSMRNEGGYEVIKKAIEKLGLKHKEHIAAYGEGNERRLTGKHETANINTFKWGVANRGASVRVGRDTEKEGKGYFEDRRPASNMDPYVVTSMIAETTILGNN, from the exons ATGTCTCTGCTCTCAGATCTCATCAATATCAACCTCTCCGAAACCACTCCCAAGGTCATTGCTGAATATGTTTG GATTGGCGGCTCTGGTATGGACCTTAGGAGTAAAGCAAGG ACTCTTTCCGGACCAGTAACTGATCCTTCAAAGCTGCCGAAGTGGAATTATGATGGGTCTAGCACAGGACAGGCTCCTGGAGAAGACAGTGAAGTTATCCTATA TCCTCAAGCAATTTTCAAAGATCCATTCAGGAGGGGAAACAACATTCTG gtCATGTGCGATGCGTACACACCAACAGGTGATCCAATCCCTACAAACAACAGATACAAGGCAGCAAAGATTTTCAGCAACCCACAAGTGGTTGCTGAAGAACCATG GTACGGTATCGAGCAAGAGTACACTCTGTTGCAGAAGAATGTTAAGTGGCCTCTTGGATGGCCATCTGGTGGTTTTCCTGGACCTCAG GGCCCATATTATTGTGGAATTGGAGCAGACAAGGCCTTTGGCCGTGATATCGTAGATGCACATTACAAGGCATGCCTGTATGCTGGAGTTAACATGAGCGGCATAAATGGGGAGGTGATGCCCGGCCAG tgGGAATTTCAAGTTGGACCTGCAGTTGGCATTTCAGCTGGTGATGAGTTGTGGATTGCTCGTTACATTTTGGAG AGGATCACCGAAATTGCTGGGGTGGTTGTTACATTTGATCCCAAGCCTATTGAG GGTGACTGGAACGGAGCTGGTGCTCACACTAATTACAG CACCAAATCCATGAGGAATGAGGGAGGCTACGAAGTCATCAAGAAGGCTATTGAAAAGCTGGGACTGAAGCACAAGGAACACATTGCTGCATATGGTGAAGGCAATGAGCGCAGGCTCACTGGAAAACATGAAACAGCCAACATTAACACATTTAAATGG GGTGTTGCAAACCGTGGTGCATCTGTTCGTGTTGGGCGAGACACAGAGAAAGAAGGcaagggatactttgaggacaGACGGCCTGCTTCGAACATGGACCCATACGTCGTCACTTCAATGATTGCTGAGACCACCATCCTCGGAAATAATTGA
- the LOC131023492 gene encoding uncharacterized protein LOC131023492 translates to MGFFCGESWSWVFRWGRIFNANDLLEFLELWNCVWRCKILAHKTDSISWVDSSDELFSTRSMYGALSNDDSGATNVSSLSKVWWKTIPVKVSAFCWKLLQDRIHTKENLSKRNILSADQSLACAFCSESPESASHLMIECQFTAQV, encoded by the coding sequence ATGGGTTTCTTCTGTGGTGAGTCTTGGTCTTGGGTTTTTAGATGGGGAAGGATTTTTAATGCTAACGATTTGCTTGAGTTCTTGGAGCTATGGAACTGTGTTTGGAGGTGTAAAATTTTGGCTCACAAGACAGATTCCATCAGCTGGGTTGattcatcggatgagcttttTTCAACTCGTTCTATGTATGGTGCCTTGTCCAATGATGATTCAGGAGCTACTAATGTCTCTTCCCTTTCAAAGGTGTGGTGGAAAACAATTCCAGTTAAAGTGTCAGCGTTCTGTTGGAAGCTGCTTCAAGATAGAATTCATACTAAAGAGAACTTGAGTAAAAGGAACATCTTATCTGCTGATCAATCCTTAGCCTGTGCGTTTTGCTCAGAAAGTCCTGAATCTGCGTCCCATTTGATGATCGAGTGCCAATTTACAGCACAAGTTTAG
- the LOC131023494 gene encoding uncharacterized protein LOC131023494, with protein MLDCLDIHTMLAAAWNTDFSPLVRSYWKAGVINFIWKIWDCRNQVTFNEASFHPKLILGFLKVVFKEMDSNFPKLGRSHNSWQDYLVLRRIGVAMRAFAPPLMIEVHWWPPAGQWIKVNTDGSALGKPGSIAAGGVFRDNWGAVRGCYHYKGGSGFTFEAELFAIMHAVRIANFRGWHWLWIEADSSYVVQLLHSRSLNVPWRFLPLWKQTLNWLSNFRLQISHIFREGNSVADIMANHARIEGWWPFAIEDIKIAVSLDMATHSRVRLKN; from the coding sequence ATGCTGGACTGCTTGGATATTCATACCATGTTGGCTGCTGCATGGAACACGGATTTCAGTCCGTTGGTTCGGTCCTACTGGAAAGCTGgagtgattaattttatttggaaaattTGGGACTGCCGCAATCAAGTGACTTTTAATGAGGCCAGTTTCCATCCAAAATTGATTCTTGGTTTCCTGAAAGTTGTGTTTAAGGAGATGGATTCCAATTTCCCTAAGCTTGGGCGTTCTCATAACTCTTGGCAGGATTATTTGGTGCTTAGGCGAATTGGGGTTGCTATGCGCGCTTTTGCGCCCCCTTTGATGATtgaggttcactggtggccaCCGGCGGGGCAGTGGATTAAAGTCAATACTGACGGTTCGGCGCTTGGGAAACCTGGAAGCATTGCCGCGGGCGGTGTATTCCGCGATAACTGGGGTGCGGTTCGCGGTTGTTATCACTATAAAGGGGGTTCGGGGTTCACTTTTGAAGCGGAGCTTTTCGCGATCATGCATGCCGTTCGAATTGCGAATTTTCGTGGTTGGCActggctttggattgaagcaGACTCGTCTTATGTTGTCCAGCTTCTGCATTCTCGCTCTTTGAATGTTCCTTGGCGATTTCTCCCGCTATGGAAACAGACTTTAAATTGGCTTTCAAATTTTCGACTTCAGATCTCGCATATTTTTAGAGAAGGAAATAGTGTggcggatattatggctaatcatGCCCGGATCGAAGGGTGGTGGCCCTTTGCTATTGAGGATATAAAGATTGCGGTGTCTTTAGATATGGCGACTCATAGTCGCGTTCGTTTGAAGAATTGA